Proteins encoded together in one Desulfovibrio sp. UCD-KL4C window:
- a CDS encoding tetratricopeptide repeat protein encodes MTDSNTIHDLTGVFSRQKIAKVGTGTTTRKVAQIGYYFIEQLEEDLFEVRPLNSNFVPTGNSEKISRESLLSDYTPEPEMYHKQVLPNMKNLQKTLARADRHRKQGNSYSAEMEYTSAIKVDELNVRGNFGVGLCFMERGETERANDVFARLISMDAAFEEKHKHLFNDFGINLRKSKMIPQSIQYYSKALVLSPEDENLHYNLARAYFEAKDYAKTREELNKSLELRADFEEAKKFIAYLDKKKLG; translated from the coding sequence ATGACTGATTCCAATACCATTCATGACCTAACTGGAGTTTTTTCCCGTCAAAAAATAGCAAAAGTAGGAACAGGAACAACCACAAGAAAAGTTGCGCAGATAGGCTATTATTTCATAGAGCAGCTTGAAGAAGATCTGTTTGAAGTTCGCCCTTTGAACAGCAATTTTGTTCCTACCGGAAACTCGGAAAAAATTTCGCGCGAATCACTTTTGTCAGACTATACGCCTGAGCCGGAAATGTATCATAAACAAGTTCTTCCTAATATGAAGAATTTGCAGAAAACACTTGCCCGTGCTGACAGACACCGTAAACAGGGCAACTCCTACAGCGCAGAAATGGAATACACAAGTGCGATTAAAGTTGATGAACTTAACGTCCGCGGCAATTTCGGAGTAGGTCTCTGCTTTATGGAAAGAGGTGAAACAGAACGTGCGAACGATGTGTTTGCCAGACTCATCTCTATGGACGCAGCATTTGAAGAAAAGCATAAACATTTATTCAATGATTTCGGAATAAATCTTCGCAAATCTAAAATGATTCCACAATCTATTCAGTACTACAGCAAAGCTCTCGTTCTTTCCCCTGAAGATGAGAACCTGCATTATAACCTTGCAAGAGCCTATTTTGAAGCAAAAGACTATGCCAAAACACGTGAAGAATTAAATAAATCTCTAGAACTTAGAGCAGATTTTGAAGAAGCTAAAAAATTTATCGCCTATCTAGATAAAAAGAAGCTAGGCTGA
- the dinB gene encoding DNA polymerase IV: protein MQKYIMHLDMDAFYASVEQMDNPELRGKPIAIGSTHKRSVLSTASYEARKFGVRSAMPSHQALKLCPELILVSGRRSRYKEISSQVMAVLENYSPIVEQASIDEAYLDITGTEKIFGPPRTLAESVKQEILDTVGLTASIGIAPVKFLAKIASDLKKPAGISIIEAHEVKQFLKTLPIEKIPGVGKKALPRFHSFGIKYAADMLRYPPEFWKERFGERGIVLHAKASGIDPTPVSVGEQMKSSSAENTFGEDVRDPQILKTWLLSQSERIAADIRKHGLKGRTITLKVKFPDFRQITRSKTLDQRTSNSGIIYKTGCTILDAEGYLGPVRLIGIGISNFEERGRQLSLLEPEQNVCDDKKLDQLDKAVDKVREKFGSAMLTRGSLLKSPSDK from the coding sequence ATGCAAAAATATATTATGCACCTTGATATGGACGCTTTTTACGCGTCCGTAGAGCAAATGGATAACCCGGAACTTCGCGGTAAACCCATTGCCATAGGCTCCACACACAAACGCTCTGTGCTAAGCACCGCTTCATACGAAGCCAGAAAATTCGGAGTCCGCTCAGCAATGCCCTCTCATCAAGCCTTAAAACTTTGTCCTGAGCTAATTCTTGTTTCAGGTCGAAGATCTCGCTATAAAGAAATTTCAAGTCAGGTTATGGCTGTACTTGAAAACTATTCACCTATTGTTGAGCAAGCATCAATCGATGAAGCATATCTTGATATAACCGGAACAGAGAAAATTTTCGGACCACCACGTACACTTGCAGAAAGTGTTAAACAGGAAATATTGGACACAGTTGGACTCACTGCGTCCATAGGAATTGCGCCTGTTAAATTTCTGGCTAAAATAGCCTCCGACTTAAAAAAACCGGCCGGAATTTCCATTATTGAAGCTCATGAAGTTAAACAATTTTTAAAAACGCTTCCCATTGAAAAAATCCCTGGCGTAGGAAAAAAAGCCCTGCCGCGCTTCCATTCATTCGGCATCAAATATGCCGCCGATATGCTCCGTTATCCTCCTGAATTTTGGAAAGAGAGATTTGGTGAACGCGGAATAGTTCTTCATGCCAAGGCATCAGGAATTGATCCAACTCCTGTCTCTGTAGGCGAGCAAATGAAGTCTTCCAGCGCAGAAAACACCTTCGGAGAAGACGTTCGCGACCCACAAATTCTAAAAACATGGCTGCTAAGTCAGTCCGAACGCATAGCGGCAGATATTCGCAAGCATGGACTGAAAGGACGTACCATAACTTTAAAAGTTAAATTCCCTGATTTCAGGCAGATTACCCGCAGTAAAACTTTAGATCAAAGAACATCAAATTCTGGAATCATTTATAAAACAGGCTGTACCATCCTTGACGCAGAAGGTTATCTCGGTCCTGTAAGACTTATAGGAATAGGGATATCAAATTTTGAAGAGCGCGGAAGACAGCTCTCACTACTGGAACCTGAACAAAATGTGTGTGACGACAAGAAACTGGATCAGCTTGATAAAGCTGTAGATAAAGTGCGTGAAAAATTCGGCAGTGCAATGCTAACCCGTGGCAGTCTGTTAAAATCACCTTCCGATAAGTAG
- a CDS encoding RNA methyltransferase: MLKNISVVLFGTKYPENVGSTARAMRNMDCSDLILVNPPLWNMERAMPLATAKGHEIVEKARICPDLETALADHSKIYGTTARTGGWRKGVLTPAEAAPLIVQQLKDGEKIALVFGPEDRGLTNDETKLCSRLINIPTSEESSSLNLSQAVLIILYECFKEALEKPFTPAGPPEERITTFQEQEILAANLQETLLAIDFLKEDNADYWMLPVKRFMSRINIKRNEFNLLMGICRQIKWITGKASSKK, encoded by the coding sequence ATGCTTAAAAATATCAGTGTAGTACTTTTCGGAACCAAATATCCTGAGAATGTAGGATCAACAGCCCGCGCCATGCGAAATATGGATTGTTCTGATCTTATTCTAGTCAACCCTCCACTATGGAATATGGAAAGAGCCATGCCTCTAGCTACAGCCAAAGGTCATGAAATAGTTGAAAAGGCTCGTATATGTCCTGACCTTGAAACAGCTCTTGCCGATCACTCCAAAATTTATGGAACCACAGCCCGTACAGGCGGATGGAGAAAAGGGGTACTGACTCCAGCAGAGGCTGCGCCATTAATTGTGCAGCAGCTTAAGGATGGAGAAAAAATTGCCCTTGTCTTCGGGCCGGAAGACAGAGGTTTGACAAATGATGAGACAAAACTTTGTTCAAGACTGATAAATATTCCGACAAGTGAAGAAAGCAGTTCACTGAATCTATCACAGGCTGTTTTAATAATTCTTTATGAATGCTTTAAAGAAGCTCTTGAAAAGCCGTTCACTCCGGCAGGACCACCGGAAGAAAGAATCACAACATTTCAAGAACAGGAAATTTTGGCGGCCAATTTGCAAGAAACTTTATTGGCAATTGATTTTTTGAAAGAAGACAATGCCGACTACTGGATGCTTCCGGTTAAACGGTTCATGTCCAGAATAAATATTAAAAGAAATGAATTCAATTTACTTATGGGTATCTGCCGACAAATTAAATGGATCACTGGAAAAGCATCTTCTAAGAAATAA
- a CDS encoding cobyrinate a,c-diamide synthase — MNSIKGFIVAGTHSGCGKTSVTLGLMAAFARKGLKVQPFKVGPDFIDPGHHSRAAGKTCHNLDGWMLSGNVLRDIFSRYSQDSEVCIVEGVMGLFDGFSALEETGSTAHLSKELNLPIILVVDARAMARSAAALIKGFSEFDPETAIAGVIFNRVGSESHAQTLQDAISLTDIPLVGCLPKRNEIETPSRHLGLITAEHLEDLEGKYSALADWVEEHLDLDTIIEALPDIPMPPRFDELPMIPHTRIGIAQDEAFSFYYEENLRMLRYAGAELVPFSPINDKELPPDLSGLYLGGGYPELSAFDLAQNTRLRRAVAEFSKSGKPVYAECGGFMYLMDSISKGDRVFPMCGVFPFRSTMQDRFQALGYKEVELSEDCILGPTGTLARGHEFHYSALVDMPEDLNKCFLVHGKNGDIKAEGFLSDGNTLGSYIHLHFASNPDIAKNFVDACIKFSKQKEI, encoded by the coding sequence ATGAACTCTATTAAAGGCTTTATCGTAGCAGGCACGCACAGCGGATGCGGCAAAACTTCCGTCACCCTCGGACTGATGGCAGCTTTCGCCCGCAAGGGACTGAAAGTCCAACCATTCAAGGTAGGTCCAGACTTTATCGACCCCGGCCATCATTCAAGAGCAGCCGGAAAGACCTGTCATAACCTTGATGGATGGATGCTTTCAGGAAATGTGCTGCGTGATATATTCTCAAGATACTCTCAAGACTCAGAGGTTTGTATCGTTGAGGGAGTAATGGGACTTTTTGACGGCTTTTCAGCTCTTGAAGAAACGGGTTCAACTGCGCACCTTTCAAAAGAACTTAATCTTCCGATAATACTCGTAGTGGATGCCCGTGCAATGGCCAGGTCCGCAGCGGCACTGATTAAAGGGTTCAGCGAATTTGATCCTGAAACAGCAATTGCCGGAGTTATCTTTAACAGAGTCGGCAGCGAGAGCCATGCGCAAACACTACAAGATGCCATTTCACTTACTGACATTCCGCTTGTCGGGTGTTTGCCTAAAAGGAATGAAATCGAAACCCCGTCCCGCCATTTAGGCCTTATTACGGCTGAACATTTAGAAGATCTGGAAGGCAAATACTCTGCCCTTGCCGACTGGGTTGAAGAGCACCTCGATCTTGATACTATTATTGAAGCTCTGCCGGATATTCCGATGCCGCCGCGCTTTGATGAACTTCCCATGATTCCCCATACCAGAATCGGTATTGCACAGGATGAAGCGTTCTCTTTCTACTACGAAGAAAATCTCCGCATGCTCAGATATGCCGGAGCTGAACTTGTACCCTTCTCGCCCATAAACGATAAAGAACTACCACCTGACCTTTCAGGACTCTACCTCGGCGGAGGCTACCCGGAACTATCAGCCTTTGACCTTGCTCAAAACACCCGCCTGCGCCGTGCTGTTGCGGAATTTTCCAAATCTGGCAAACCGGTTTATGCTGAATGCGGGGGATTCATGTACCTGATGGATTCAATTTCTAAAGGGGACCGAGTTTTCCCTATGTGCGGAGTTTTCCCTTTCCGTTCAACCATGCAGGACAGGTTTCAGGCTCTCGGCTACAAAGAAGTTGAGCTATCCGAGGACTGTATATTAGGTCCGACCGGAACTTTAGCCAGGGGACACGAATTTCATTATTCAGCTCTTGTGGATATGCCAGAAGATTTAAATAAATGCTTTCTTGTCCATGGGAAAAACGGCGACATAAAAGCAGAAGGATTCTTATCTGACGGGAACACTTTGGGAAGCTATATCCATCTGCACTTTGCAAGCAATCCTGATATTGCTAAAAACTTTGTTGACGCATGTATTAAATTTTCTAAGCAGAAAGAAATTTAG